TACTGAAGGTATCCTGCCTTCCGGTTTGCTTTGTTACGCAGAACTTGATAAAAAGGAGCCTTCTTGCTGGGAAAAGTTTAGGGATGAAATTTACAGGTGCCTGGATATTTCTTTTGAACTTGGTTCGCCGTCTATAAGAATATGGCTTAGCAGTCCGAAACAGTTTGATGATTCTTACGGTTATATCCATCGAGCGGTGGAAATGCTGGCAGAAATTCTGGACAAAGATAAGTCTGGAGTAAGTATTATTTTACAAAATCACAGGAAGAAAGTTACGGCCCTTGAACTTGCAGAAATTATTACAAAGGTCGGCAGTCCAAGATTGGGCATGGCATTTTCGCCTGAACATAGCGTAATTGGAAATGAGAATTTGAATGAGGTATGTAACGCAGTCCGGCCTTTTACAAAACAATTGTACATAGCTGATGTGAAATTGAGAGACTCAGAATATACCGATGTCCTTCCTGGAAAGGGAGATGTACCCATTGGTGAGATTTATGATACCTTTGGAGGAGAAAATTTTAAAGGTTGGGTTACCTTTAAATGGGAAAAAATCTGGGCAAAAGATCTGGAGGAACCGGAGATTGCACTTCCATATTTTGTTCAATTTTGGAGACATCTATAAATAGCTGCGGGATAAAGAACACCTGTAGAATTCTGGTTACTTATATTGGCCCGATAGGAATCGATTAAAGATGGACCTTTTCTGTAGGCTTTCGAGATTGCTGTGGTATCGCCAATCAGGTATAATTGTTATATGGGCGATTTTACCATATGTTCCATATCAATATGAACAATAACTAGAGGTACATGATGTAAAGGGGACCTACTATGAAAATTGCTGCGTATCAATTTGCAGTTTCTGGTGATATTCAACAAAATTATAGTACTATCAAAAAAGCGATATATGAAGCCAGTCATCAGGGAGTTAGCCTGCTGGTGTTCCCGGAATGCTGTTTAACAGGATACCCTCCACTGAGTATTCCAAGCACAAACTCTGTTGATTTTAAGCTGGTAGATAGCCTGCTTGGTGAACTGCAAACCATTTCCGATGAAACTGAGATAAGTTTTGTTGTTGGTACGATATGTAGAGAAGGTAATTCCATTTATAACAGAGCCGTTGTTTTTCGTCCGGGTATGCCAATGGCATCGTATGATAAACGAGCCCTATGGGGCTGGGACGAAAAGAACTTCGTTAAAGGTAATAATCATGGTGTGTTCAATATCAACGGTATTACTGTCGGAATACGGATATGCTTTGAAGTGCGATTTCCTGAGTATTTCAGAGAATTATACCGGGAAAATACGGATTTAAATGTTATTCTGTTTTACGATGTTTCTGATAATAACAATTCCGAGAGATATAATTTACTAAAAGCACATTTGCAAACCAGAGCAGTAGAAAACGTTTGCCCAATACTTTCGGTAAACGCTATTGCACCATTTCAGACAGCTCCTACGATGTTCATCGGAAAATCCGGGCAGGTGATTGCTGAGTGTAACAGAAATCATGAAAATTTACTGATATGTGATTTTGTAAAAACTGAATTGGATTTTGGTGAAAAAGGACGCCGCACTCTGAGTGATGAATTATTGCGAATCTGCATGAAGTAAGCGAACGGCCCAAGATAGCAATTCCATCAACTTAAGCCACATTGAGGCGGTGGTGTTGATAGAATGGAATCGCGCTGAATGAAGCATGCAAGATACCCTCGGTGCGTCAAAAAATGACAATTTAAAAAGATAAAATTGATCTGAATTGCATATCTAATTTACAAAAACTTCACAGTATCTTCAAACTATATTGATATTATATAGAGTAAATTCGGAAATAGATTTCCAGAAAACAACTTTACCTAAATAGTAGAAAAAATAGATGAGAAGGTGGGATCGAACATGGTAAATCATGTTCTTGTTATTGAAGATGATCAAGATATTCAAGAAGTAATAAGAGAATTTTTATTAGCAAAGGATTATTTGGTGACTACTGCATCAGATGGTTTGGAAGGACTTAAGCAGTTTAATGAACTGGTGTTTAATCTTGTCATCTTAGATATAATGATGCCGATTTTAAGTGGTTATGAAGTGGCCAAAGCAATACGGGCGAAATCAGATGTACCTATTATTATGTTGACCGCACTTGGGGAAGAACAGGATCAGATTAAAGGTTTCGATCTAGGAATTGATGACTATATTAAAAAGCCATTCTCTTTTGATATTCTAATCAAAAGAGTAGAGGCTGTATTAAGAAGATGCTGTTCTGATAAAGCGGTATCAAAGATAATCGAATTTAACGAGCTTCGAATGGATTGTGATGCATACAGAGTTTATGTAAACGGTGAAGAAAGAATACTAACTACTAAAGAATTCAAGATTCTCCAAACACTTCTTATAAACCGGGGAAAGGTTATAACAAGGGAAAGTTTGCTGGATAATATTTGGGGTTACGATTTTTATGGAGATACAAGGCTCATAGATACACATATTAAAAATATACGAAAGAAACTCAATCTGAAATATATTAGAACTATAAAGGGGGTAGGCTATAAAATAGATGATTAGGAGATTTCCCTTTGTCCGTGGTAAAAGCATAACCTATAAAATTTTTCTTATTACATTGCTATTGATTATCATTTCTGCTACATGTATTTGTTCTGCAATATATTTCTTTCTTCCTTCATTCTATGAAAGAAATAGACTTGGGCAATTGAATGATGGTGTGGAGAAATTACTGAAGGACACGGAGCATTTATCTTTTCATGAAGCCAAGCCTTTCATAGACGACCTGGCGCATAAGACCAACTCATCTATAATATTGTATGATAGTGCAGGTAATGTTGCATACGTATCTACTATTCAGTCAACCAGGGTGAACAATATTTCAATGGAAATTAAGATATTAAGCAATCATGTTTTTCCGTATTATGAAACTGATGAAAAAAATGATAAAGCATCAGGAAATCCTCCAACTGTAAGAACGGGATCATTAAATACCTCTATCAATGCATACAACCGTGTGATACCCATTAACTTTGCAGATCAAAATCTAACCCTCAATATTAGTGCAACACTACAGCCGGTTGATGAAGCTTCCCGTGTACTGGTATTATTTGTACCTTACATTGGGATTATTATATTACTTATTTCTGCAACCGGAGCTTTTTTTTACTCCAAGATTATTTCCAGACCATTAATTCGCATTAATACAGCAGCCAAGAAAATGGCTGATTTAGAGTTTGTAACTATAGACCATTATTCTTCATCTGATGAAATAGGACAATTGTCAAATAGCTTAAATGAAATGTCAGCCAATCTACAACGTACAATGAAAGATTTGCATAAGGTTAATGAACAACTAACAGTCGAATTAATCAGGAGAAAGGAAATAGAGGAAAAGCGCCGTGAATTGTTTGCAATGATTTCTCATGAATTGAAGTCACCTCTTACAGCTGTTAAAGGACAATTGGAAGGGATGATTCATGGGTTTGGAGTTTATAAGGACAAAAACAAATATTTAAGAAGATCATTTGAAATCTTGGAAGTTATGGAAGGATTAATACAAGAGATTTTACAAATCGCCAAGCTTGAACAACATGAATTTTTGCCAGAGAAAGAGGATATTGATCTGTCTGATCTAATATGTACTGTAATTAATAAGGTTGAATTTTTTGCCGAACAGAAAAACATTGGTATTATTTCAGAAATTAAAGAGAATGTGAGAATAGAAACAGATAAAAATTTAATAGAAAAAGCAGTTTATAATATCATTCACAATGGAGTTATATATTCCAATCCGGGAGAGAAAGTAATTATTAAATTAAAAGAGAATGGAGATACGGGTTTGATCAATCTGAGTGTCTTAAATACTGGCACTCAGATTCCGGAAGAGCAAATGGAAAAAATATTTGATCCATTTTTCCGATTGGACAAATCGGGAAATAAAAACAAGGGAGGCAGTGGACTTGGTTTATACCTTGTCAAAAAGGTATTTGAAGCGTTATCCATTAACTATTCAATTAGAAACCTGGAGCAAGGTGTTTTGTTCAGATGTGAATTTGTAAAATGAAATAATACTTAAAGGTTCATGGAAACTTCACATTGGCTTCATATGAGCTACATTGTATTTAGATATGTTATTAGCAGAGGAAAAATCCTTCCTCAAAAAAAACTTGGAGGTATGAGATATGAAAGGAAAGAAAAAAATTACTGTATTAATTTTGGGATCGATTTGCTCAATAGCTTTGGTCGGTGGAAGTGCTTTTGCAATGGAAAACAAGTGGTTAAAGGATGGCAAAGAACCTACTGTATTTGCAAAAGGTGATGGAGAATCATACAGCCGTGAAGAATTGGCGGATAAATTAAGAATGACACTGGAAGAGATTGATGGACAGGTGAGAACCTATGAATTTCCATTGACAAACTCTACAAGAATATCTGGCAGGGTGGAAAACGGAATTCATACAGCAATAAGTAAAGAGAAAGAGGATTACAAAGAACCTACTGTATTTACAAGAGGTGATGGAGAATCATACAGCCGTGAAGAATTGGCGGATAAATTAAGAATGACACTGGAAGAGATTGATGGACAGGTGAGAACCTATGAATTTCCATTGACAGACTCAACGGAAAGTTCGGGTAAAAAGTAGGAAATGATGATCTAATTCAGTAGAAGGATTAAGAAGGAATAGATTGAGTTTATTGAGTAAATTTTAACAATGAGATAAAGGAAGCAAACATTTATAGATCCACGGGGACGTTTTGTTTGGCACATGGCAAAATTGTGACAAACATAACGTCCCCGTGACATTAAACTCAATACATACAGCCGTCCAGGCAATAAAAATCGGTGGTGAATCCGGTCACTCCCATTTCCATTAGTTTCACGATGGACTCAAAATCGTTGATAATCCAGGTCTCCACCGCAATACCGTTATCAATGGCAGTGTGCACGCCTTCTTCCGTAATATCTTTATACCGGATGTCAAAATATACATCCCGGCCCAGCTTTTTGATCCAGGGGATGTCTTCCTTGCTATACCCCTTACAGCAGTATCCGTATCTGAAATCATCCCCGGCAATTTTACTCAGTTCTTCCAGGACTCTTTTGTCAAAGGCTTTGGCGGTGCAACGGCCGTCCAGCCCTAAGCTTTTCACCATACGGTGGATTTGATGCAGATAATGGACTTTTTCTCCTGTAAAGTGGTGAGTTAAACGCAGGACCGGTCGAAGCCCGCTTTTGGACATGAATTTCAAGACTTCTTCCAGAAGGGGGATCTCCGTGCCCTGATATACCTCGTCCACATATCCTCCGAAATCGTACTGCCTAACCTGTGCAAGGGTCATATCATGAATACAGCCTGTGCCGTTGGAGGTTTCGTCAATTTCATCATTGTGCAGGGCGACTATGTGTCCGTCGGCAGTGTAATTGGTATTGGTGACGCATTCTCTGTATCCGGCCCTTTTGGCCAGGTAAA
This DNA window, taken from Clostridiaceae bacterium, encodes the following:
- a CDS encoding sugar phosphate isomerase/epimerase, with the protein product MAKLSFTTMATPDRSSVEVIQMAKRYGYQGVDMRLGSYKSELQMDSSIKAIRELRNIFDTEGILPSGLLCYAELDKKEPSCWEKFRDEIYRCLDISFELGSPSIRIWLSSPKQFDDSYGYIHRAVEMLAEILDKDKSGVSIILQNHRKKVTALELAEIITKVGSPRLGMAFSPEHSVIGNENLNEVCNAVRPFTKQLYIADVKLRDSEYTDVLPGKGDVPIGEIYDTFGGENFKGWVTFKWEKIWAKDLEEPEIALPYFVQFWRHL
- a CDS encoding carbon-nitrogen hydrolase family protein gives rise to the protein MKIAAYQFAVSGDIQQNYSTIKKAIYEASHQGVSLLVFPECCLTGYPPLSIPSTNSVDFKLVDSLLGELQTISDETEISFVVGTICREGNSIYNRAVVFRPGMPMASYDKRALWGWDEKNFVKGNNHGVFNINGITVGIRICFEVRFPEYFRELYRENTDLNVILFYDVSDNNNSERYNLLKAHLQTRAVENVCPILSVNAIAPFQTAPTMFIGKSGQVIAECNRNHENLLICDFVKTELDFGEKGRRTLSDELLRICMK
- a CDS encoding response regulator transcription factor, with the protein product MVNHVLVIEDDQDIQEVIREFLLAKDYLVTTASDGLEGLKQFNELVFNLVILDIMMPILSGYEVAKAIRAKSDVPIIMLTALGEEQDQIKGFDLGIDDYIKKPFSFDILIKRVEAVLRRCCSDKAVSKIIEFNELRMDCDAYRVYVNGEERILTTKEFKILQTLLINRGKVITRESLLDNIWGYDFYGDTRLIDTHIKNIRKKLNLKYIRTIKGVGYKIDD
- a CDS encoding HAMP domain-containing histidine kinase; translated protein: MIRRFPFVRGKSITYKIFLITLLLIIISATCICSAIYFFLPSFYERNRLGQLNDGVEKLLKDTEHLSFHEAKPFIDDLAHKTNSSIILYDSAGNVAYVSTIQSTRVNNISMEIKILSNHVFPYYETDEKNDKASGNPPTVRTGSLNTSINAYNRVIPINFADQNLTLNISATLQPVDEASRVLVLFVPYIGIIILLISATGAFFYSKIISRPLIRINTAAKKMADLEFVTIDHYSSSDEIGQLSNSLNEMSANLQRTMKDLHKVNEQLTVELIRRKEIEEKRRELFAMISHELKSPLTAVKGQLEGMIHGFGVYKDKNKYLRRSFEILEVMEGLIQEILQIAKLEQHEFLPEKEDIDLSDLICTVINKVEFFAEQKNIGIISEIKENVRIETDKNLIEKAVYNIIHNGVIYSNPGEKVIIKLKENGDTGLINLSVLNTGTQIPEEQMEKIFDPFFRLDKSGNKNKGGSGLGLYLVKKVFEALSINYSIRNLEQGVLFRCEFVK